In Salinigranum marinum, one DNA window encodes the following:
- a CDS encoding Rdx family protein: protein MTAIEIEYCVPCDFLERAEAIQHQLLQQFGERIDSAALVTGDKGVLRVRVDGDVVWDKDDDEYDLDEITRRTREYV, encoded by the coding sequence ATGACGGCGATCGAGATCGAGTACTGCGTTCCGTGTGACTTCCTCGAACGCGCCGAGGCGATCCAGCACCAACTCCTCCAGCAGTTCGGCGAACGGATCGACTCGGCGGCACTCGTCACCGGTGACAAGGGCGTGCTTCGCGTCCGCGTCGACGGCGACGTGGTGTGGGACAAGGACGACGACGAGTACGACCTCGACGAGATCACCAGACGTACCCGCGAGTACGTCTGA
- a CDS encoding aldo/keto reductase, whose translation MDYRRLGSTGTRVSELCFGTWRFGRETGGVVETKKDQAHDLLDAFADHGGTFIDTANVYGDPNGTSEEWIGDWLADHDRDQYVLASKVYFGFDESSPNGSGLSRTHIRRQIEGTLDRLGTDYLDVYYIHRWDDETPIEETLSTLTRLVEEGKVNYLGASTMAGWQLMKALGESTLHDWERFEVTQPLFHAAYRDDVADYLDVCADQDLAVCPYSPLAGGFLTGKYERADPDDPKQVKAPDGSRATIYESFSDYYLSERGWHVLDAVRQVADELDATPAQVALRWLMEQEAFTCIPIVGARTTDQLDENVGACDVSLSPDQFERIENARYADPERKQRWGH comes from the coding sequence ATGGACTACCGCCGACTCGGCTCGACCGGGACACGGGTGTCGGAACTCTGCTTCGGGACCTGGCGGTTCGGGCGCGAGACGGGCGGCGTCGTCGAGACGAAGAAGGACCAAGCGCACGACCTCCTCGACGCCTTCGCCGATCACGGGGGGACGTTCATCGACACCGCGAACGTCTACGGCGACCCCAACGGCACGAGCGAGGAGTGGATCGGCGACTGGCTCGCCGACCACGACCGCGACCAGTACGTCCTCGCCTCGAAGGTGTACTTCGGCTTCGACGAGTCGAGCCCCAACGGATCGGGGCTCTCCCGGACTCACATCCGCCGGCAGATCGAGGGAACGCTCGACCGCCTCGGCACCGACTACCTCGACGTCTACTACATCCACCGCTGGGACGACGAGACACCGATCGAGGAGACGCTCTCGACGCTGACGCGCCTCGTCGAGGAGGGGAAGGTGAACTACCTCGGCGCGTCGACGATGGCGGGCTGGCAGCTGATGAAGGCGCTCGGCGAGAGCACACTGCACGACTGGGAGCGGTTCGAGGTGACCCAGCCGCTGTTCCACGCCGCGTACCGCGACGACGTCGCCGACTACCTCGACGTCTGCGCCGATCAAGACCTCGCGGTGTGCCCGTACTCGCCGCTCGCGGGCGGCTTCCTGACGGGGAAGTACGAACGCGCCGACCCGGACGATCCCAAGCAGGTAAAAGCGCCGGACGGCTCCCGCGCGACCATCTATGAGTCCTTCTCGGACTACTACCTCTCCGAGCGCGGCTGGCACGTCCTCGACGCCGTCAGGCAGGTGGCCGACGAACTCGACGCCACGCCCGCGCAGGTCGCGCTCCGTTGGCTCATGGAGCAGGAGGCGTTCACCTGTATCCCCATCGTCGGCGCGCGGACGACCGACCAGCTCGACGAGAACGTCGGTGCCTGTGACGTCTCGCTTTCCCCCGACCAGTTCGAGCGGATCGAGAACGCGCGGTACGCTGATCCCGAGCGGAAACAGCGCTGGGGGCACTGA
- a CDS encoding Gfo/Idh/MocA family oxidoreductase, with protein MLNVACIGLGDLGRLEASVLDSLDDVHLVGGADPAPGARNQFEHELGRPAYESVDDLLGGESVDLVAIVTPHTLHYDQARECLSRDVHVHLEKPMVTELAHADDLIERADAHDLVLAVGYQRHFDPRFREIRRLVDSGRIGRPHMAVGHLEQEWIRWTQHQWRSNPELSGGGQLYDSGSHLLDVLLWTLRADPVSVTATVDRRTHDVDVNSALTVSLERRDAEGVAGDRGRETADPDRLTASVGVSGAGSSIPDPGESLRIWGTDGTVSFDGETVTVCEAGVTYETTPSVPDFEELTRRKLGNVVDAITEGADLEIPAADGRRVVALTEAAYEAAERGERVAVSGLDG; from the coding sequence ATGCTCAACGTCGCCTGTATCGGCCTCGGCGACCTCGGCCGGCTCGAAGCGTCGGTGCTCGACTCGCTCGACGACGTCCACCTCGTCGGCGGTGCCGACCCCGCCCCCGGCGCCCGGAACCAGTTCGAGCACGAACTCGGCCGCCCCGCCTACGAGAGCGTCGACGACCTGCTCGGGGGCGAGTCCGTCGACCTCGTCGCGATCGTCACGCCGCACACGCTCCACTACGACCAGGCCCGGGAGTGTCTCTCGCGCGACGTCCACGTCCACCTCGAGAAGCCGATGGTGACTGAGCTCGCCCACGCCGACGACCTCATCGAACGTGCGGACGCCCACGACCTCGTGCTCGCGGTCGGCTACCAGCGGCATTTCGACCCCCGCTTCCGCGAGATCAGACGGCTCGTCGACTCGGGGCGCATCGGCCGGCCGCACATGGCCGTCGGCCACCTCGAACAGGAGTGGATCCGCTGGACGCAACACCAGTGGCGGTCGAATCCCGAGCTCTCGGGCGGCGGCCAGCTGTACGACTCCGGCTCGCACCTGCTCGACGTGCTCCTGTGGACGCTCCGTGCCGACCCCGTCTCCGTCACCGCGACCGTCGACCGCCGGACGCACGACGTCGACGTCAACAGCGCGCTCACCGTCTCGCTCGAACGCCGTGACGCCGAGGGCGTGGCGGGGGACCGTGGACGGGAGACGGCAGATCCCGACCGGCTCACGGCGAGCGTCGGCGTCTCCGGCGCGGGGAGTTCGATCCCCGATCCCGGCGAATCGCTCCGGATCTGGGGGACCGACGGCACCGTCTCGTTCGACGGCGAGACCGTCACCGTCTGCGAGGCGGGCGTGACGTACGAGACGACCCCCTCCGTGCCCGACTTCGAGGAACTCACGCGTCGCAAGCTGGGCAACGTCGTCGACGCCATCACCGAAGGGGCCGACTTAGAGATACCCGCCGCGGACGGCCGGCGAGTCGTCGCGCTGACCGAGGCGGCGTACGAGGCCGCCGAACGCGGCGAGCGGGTGGCGGTCTCGGGGCTGGACGGCTGA
- a CDS encoding ABC transporter ATP-binding protein: MDEVLVADAVRKSYGDVRALRGVSLSVGAGEVFGLIGPNGAGKTTLVRALTGTTGVEGTVRVLGTAPGDVDANRLGLLPQSFSPAARLTPRELLSYYAGLYDTARDPEVVLDEVGLNDAADTWYEKLSGGQKRRTCVGAALVNDPDVLFLDEPTTGIDPAGRRAVWRLVDDLADGGTTVFLTSHSMAEIERLADRVGLLRDGELVATGSPTELVAEHGGESTLTIDTAAPAAARTALEPAYAVDRSTDGVVVGGVAPREIGDVASVLDDAGVVYGSLAWSEPSLEDVYLSLTGESFGPRAESDQSTTTGRAEAADGGDPLAVDAGGQSP; this comes from the coding sequence ATGGACGAGGTACTCGTCGCCGACGCGGTTCGGAAGTCGTACGGCGACGTTCGGGCGCTCCGGGGCGTCTCGCTCTCGGTCGGGGCGGGCGAGGTGTTCGGCCTCATCGGGCCGAACGGGGCGGGCAAGACGACGCTCGTCCGGGCACTCACCGGGACCACGGGCGTGGAGGGAACCGTCCGCGTACTCGGGACCGCACCCGGCGACGTCGACGCCAACCGGCTTGGACTGCTCCCGCAGTCGTTCTCGCCGGCCGCACGGCTCACGCCGCGGGAACTCCTCTCGTACTACGCCGGGCTCTACGACACGGCGCGGGATCCGGAGGTCGTCCTCGACGAGGTGGGCCTCAACGACGCGGCCGACACTTGGTACGAGAAGCTGTCGGGCGGCCAGAAGCGCCGGACCTGCGTCGGTGCCGCGCTGGTGAACGACCCCGACGTGCTCTTTCTCGACGAGCCGACGACGGGGATCGACCCCGCCGGCCGGCGCGCGGTGTGGCGGCTCGTCGACGACCTCGCCGACGGCGGCACCACCGTCTTCCTCACGAGCCACTCGATGGCCGAGATCGAACGGCTGGCCGACCGCGTCGGGCTCCTGCGCGACGGCGAACTCGTCGCAACCGGCTCCCCGACCGAACTCGTCGCCGAACACGGCGGCGAGAGCACGCTCACGATCGACACCGCGGCGCCCGCGGCGGCGCGCACCGCGCTCGAACCGGCGTACGCCGTCGATCGATCGACCGACGGCGTCGTCGTGGGCGGGGTCGCGCCGCGCGAGATTGGCGACGTGGCGTCGGTGCTCGACGACGCCGGCGTCGTCTACGGCTCGCTGGCGTGGTCGGAGCCGTCGCTCGAAGACGTCTACCTGTCGCTCACCGGCGAGTCGTTCGGGCCGCGCGCCGAGAGCGACCAGTCGACCACGACCGGCCGAGCGGAGGCCGCCGACGGGGGCGATCCGCTCGCCGTCGACGCGGGAGGGCAGTCGCCATGA
- a CDS encoding ABC transporter permease: MSRRDRVTAEFTAAWDSFLRRRTAVFFTFFFPVIIVLIFGVLVQTQPTGGGLFAEPPGYYVPGYLAVVVLFTPLSRVGSTVARHREGNRFQKLATTPLSRTEWLLAHTLVNAVVIGLAALLLLVLVVAVTGAGVPLAPATLALVPFVVLGVALFCGLGALIGRLAGSQDGVIAASNAVALPLLFLSETFVTPELLPAWFRPVTALSPLTYFARGVRALTFSGGDWTLPLAVLAALATVVFVVGAAAVPWTE; the protein is encoded by the coding sequence ATGAGCCGGCGCGACCGCGTCACCGCGGAGTTCACGGCCGCGTGGGACTCGTTTCTCCGCCGCCGGACCGCCGTCTTCTTCACCTTCTTTTTCCCCGTCATCATCGTCCTCATCTTCGGCGTGCTGGTCCAGACCCAGCCGACCGGCGGCGGACTGTTCGCGGAGCCCCCGGGCTACTATGTCCCGGGCTACCTCGCCGTCGTCGTGCTGTTCACCCCGCTGTCGCGCGTGGGGTCGACCGTCGCGCGTCACCGCGAAGGCAACCGCTTCCAGAAACTCGCGACGACGCCGCTGTCGCGCACGGAGTGGCTCCTCGCGCACACGCTCGTCAACGCGGTCGTCATCGGCCTCGCGGCGCTCTTGCTCCTCGTGCTCGTCGTCGCCGTGACGGGGGCGGGCGTGCCGCTCGCCCCGGCGACGCTCGCGCTCGTCCCGTTCGTCGTGCTCGGCGTGGCGCTCTTCTGTGGACTGGGGGCGCTCATCGGCCGCCTCGCGGGCTCGCAGGACGGCGTCATCGCCGCGAGCAACGCCGTCGCGCTCCCCTTGCTGTTCCTCTCGGAGACGTTCGTCACGCCGGAGTTGCTCCCGGCGTGGTTCCGTCCGGTGACCGCGCTGTCGCCGCTGACGTACTTCGCCCGCGGCGTGCGGGCGCTCACCTTCTCGGGTGGCGACTGGACACTCCCCCTCGCGGTGCTCGCGGCGCTCGCGACAGTCGTCTTCGTCGTGGGCGCGGCGGCGGTGCCCTGGACCGAGTGA
- a CDS encoding S1C family serine protease: MYAAIDYERLYRDTIPSVVSIYVGRRGPAMGAGSGFVYDAAAVESLGVGDADTDADEHAVRYVVTNEHVVRGDTDVEIRFADSQWRTGRIVGRDAYTDLAVMRIPDAPETARPLPVATENPTPGRPVAALGNPLGLDGSISAGIVSGANRSMPTSGGFAIPDVVQTDAPINPGNSGGPLVALAMADDEPTYEVVGVNRARQGDNIGFAVSPAIVTRVVPSLVAEGRYGHSYLRTRTLDVTPTVATVNGLDEARGVLVVDVATGPAAGDRLRRSTGARTVRGQRVPTGGDVIVGINGRELRSHEELMRYLITETRPREPIDIDVIRDGRPRTLSVVLGERPDPNGRVTVH, encoded by the coding sequence ATGTACGCCGCGATCGATTACGAACGGTTGTACCGTGACACCATCCCCTCGGTGGTGTCGATCTACGTCGGACGCCGCGGGCCCGCGATGGGCGCGGGTTCCGGGTTCGTCTACGACGCGGCCGCGGTGGAGTCGCTCGGTGTCGGGGACGCGGACACCGACGCGGACGAACACGCCGTGCGCTACGTCGTGACGAACGAACACGTCGTCAGGGGCGACACTGACGTCGAGATCCGCTTCGCCGACAGCCAGTGGCGGACCGGCCGCATCGTCGGGCGCGACGCGTACACCGACCTGGCCGTAATGCGCATCCCCGACGCGCCCGAGACGGCCCGGCCGTTGCCCGTCGCCACGGAGAACCCCACGCCGGGTCGGCCGGTGGCGGCGCTGGGCAACCCGCTGGGGCTCGACGGCTCCATCTCCGCGGGGATCGTCAGCGGGGCGAACCGATCGATGCCGACCTCGGGCGGGTTCGCTATTCCGGACGTCGTCCAGACGGACGCGCCGATCAACCCGGGGAACTCCGGCGGCCCGCTCGTCGCGCTCGCAATGGCGGACGACGAACCCACCTACGAGGTCGTCGGGGTCAACAGGGCCCGTCAGGGCGACAACATCGGCTTCGCAGTTTCGCCCGCCATCGTCACGCGGGTCGTTCCGTCGCTCGTCGCCGAGGGCCGCTACGGTCACTCGTACCTGCGCACCCGGACGCTCGACGTCACTCCCACCGTCGCGACGGTGAACGGCCTCGACGAAGCTCGGGGGGTGCTCGTCGTCGACGTCGCCACCGGCCCCGCGGCGGGTGATCGTCTCCGGCGGTCGACCGGGGCGCGGACCGTCCGCGGCCAGCGTGTCCCCACGGGCGGCGACGTCATCGTGGGGATCAACGGCCGGGAGCTCCGGTCGCACGAGGAGCTCATGCGGTATCTCATCACCGAGACGCGGCCGCGTGAACCGATCGACATCGACGTGATCCGCGACGGCCGGCCCCGGACACTCTCGGTCGTGCTGGGCGAACGCCCCGACCCCAACGGGCGCGTCACGGTGCACTGA
- a CDS encoding bifunctional 4-hydroxy-2-oxoglutarate aldolase/2-dehydro-3-deoxy-phosphogluconate aldolase codes for MSLPKHGVMQRLTDSGTVAVMRGADADTLMKTVEALREGGVTAVEITADNADALSMIDTVTGSFDDEVVVGAGTILDASTALDTIRAGAEFVVGPTVEPDVIDACNRYGTLVAPGAFTPTEALSAYEAGADFVKIFPASSGGPGHLSGIKGPLPQIPLMPTGGVDADNVGAFIRAGAEVVGAGSALVPGDAVAAGEFETVTENARAFSAAVAEARSE; via the coding sequence ATGAGCCTCCCGAAACACGGCGTGATGCAGCGACTCACGGACAGCGGAACCGTCGCGGTGATGCGCGGTGCCGACGCCGACACGCTGATGAAGACCGTCGAGGCCCTCCGCGAGGGCGGCGTCACGGCCGTCGAAATCACGGCCGACAACGCCGACGCGCTGTCGATGATCGACACGGTCACTGGAAGCTTCGACGACGAGGTGGTCGTCGGCGCGGGAACCATCCTCGACGCGTCAACGGCGCTTGACACCATCCGCGCGGGTGCGGAGTTCGTCGTCGGACCGACGGTCGAACCCGACGTGATCGACGCCTGCAACCGCTACGGGACGCTCGTCGCGCCGGGGGCGTTCACGCCGACGGAGGCGCTCTCGGCGTACGAGGCCGGCGCGGACTTCGTGAAGATCTTCCCCGCCTCCTCCGGCGGCCCGGGCCACCTCAGCGGGATCAAGGGCCCGCTCCCGCAGATCCCGCTCATGCCCACCGGGGGCGTCGACGCCGACAACGTGGGCGCGTTCATCCGCGCGGGCGCGGAAGTCGTCGGGGCCGGAAGCGCGCTCGTCCCCGGCGACGCGGTCGCCGCGGGCGAGTTCGAGACGGTCACGGAGAACGCTCGCGCCTTCTCGGCGGCCGTCGCCGAGGCGCGCTCGGAGTGA
- a CDS encoding carbonic anhydrase, with protein MSLDETDTLDETDTPDETLAELLAGNARHVARADAAAFDAVRDAQHPPAVSVCCSDSRVSQEGMWDVSEPGTLFTVANIGNRATTTVDGERVLDGGVAYPVTFTDTGLVAIVGHTGCGAITAAYDVVQGETDIADLPPGVRQDLGSLVACIERAPVDLDGPTDAVVDRLVEHNVGEQVEFVASRTDASVYGFVYDFHHRYGDRDGRTYLVAAGDGDPADAVSTDNRDAVRSLL; from the coding sequence ATGTCACTGGACGAAACCGACACGCTCGACGAGACCGACACCCCGGACGAAACGCTCGCCGAACTGCTCGCCGGCAACGCTCGCCACGTCGCCCGGGCCGATGCGGCGGCCTTCGACGCCGTCCGCGACGCCCAGCATCCGCCCGCGGTCTCTGTCTGCTGTTCGGACTCGCGCGTCTCACAGGAGGGGATGTGGGACGTTTCGGAGCCGGGGACGCTGTTCACCGTCGCCAACATCGGCAACCGCGCGACGACCACCGTCGACGGCGAGCGCGTCCTCGACGGCGGCGTCGCCTATCCGGTGACGTTCACCGATACGGGGCTCGTCGCGATCGTCGGGCACACCGGCTGTGGGGCCATCACGGCCGCCTACGACGTCGTCCAGGGCGAGACCGACATCGCGGACCTCCCGCCGGGCGTCCGCCAGGATCTCGGGTCGCTCGTCGCGTGTATCGAGCGCGCGCCGGTCGATCTCGACGGGCCGACGGACGCGGTCGTCGACCGACTCGTCGAGCACAACGTCGGCGAGCAGGTCGAGTTCGTCGCCTCGCGGACCGACGCGTCGGTGTATGGCTTCGTCTACGACTTCCACCACCGGTACGGGGACCGCGACGGCCGGACCTACCTGGTCGCGGCGGGCGACGGCGACCCCGCGGACGCCGTCTCGACCGACAACCGCGACGCCGTCCGGTCGCTGCTGTAA
- a CDS encoding NAD(P)/FAD-dependent oxidoreductase, translated as MADSSTLREFEVVVIGGGPAGLTSALYTTRLGHDTALIDRGGGRAAMMLDTHNVIGVPESVSGNEFLQTARDQLEEYGTDLVRDFVTEVSHTDDGRFRLAGNDGEYVAEQVVLATGFNDERPEPPLPRTGRGLHYCLHCDAYMFVDESVYVMGHSDSAAYVAMIMLNFTDEVDVLLRGDEPTWSDETDRLVRAHPVDIVEEEVVGLTKDDDGWLESFEFEDGSVREYRGGFAMYGSNYNTGLAEQFGVELNDDGTVDVDDHGRTSVDGVYAVGDIVPGHNQIPVAMGMGAKAGIAIHMALREFPKSLDEIESEGPVDGEAVPSISDELRETARAHGGD; from the coding sequence ATGGCTGATTCGTCTACCCTCAGGGAGTTCGAGGTCGTAGTGATCGGCGGCGGCCCCGCGGGGCTGACGTCGGCGCTGTACACCACGCGACTGGGACACGACACCGCGCTGATCGATCGCGGTGGGGGTCGCGCCGCGATGATGCTCGACACGCACAACGTGATCGGCGTTCCCGAATCGGTGTCCGGAAACGAGTTCCTCCAGACCGCCCGCGACCAGCTGGAGGAGTACGGTACCGACCTCGTCCGTGACTTCGTCACCGAGGTCTCCCACACGGACGACGGGCGGTTCCGTCTCGCCGGCAACGACGGCGAGTACGTCGCCGAGCAGGTCGTGCTCGCGACCGGGTTCAACGACGAGCGCCCGGAGCCGCCCCTGCCCCGAACCGGTCGCGGGCTCCACTACTGTCTGCACTGCGACGCGTACATGTTCGTCGACGAGTCGGTGTACGTGATGGGCCACTCGGACTCGGCGGCGTACGTGGCGATGATCATGCTCAACTTCACCGACGAGGTGGACGTCCTCCTCCGGGGCGACGAGCCAACGTGGAGTGACGAGACCGACCGTCTGGTTCGTGCACACCCGGTCGACATCGTCGAGGAGGAGGTCGTCGGGCTCACGAAGGACGACGACGGCTGGCTGGAGAGCTTCGAGTTCGAGGACGGATCGGTCCGCGAGTACCGGGGCGGTTTCGCGATGTACGGCTCGAACTACAACACCGGCCTCGCCGAGCAGTTCGGCGTCGAACTGAACGACGACGGCACGGTCGACGTGGACGATCACGGCCGCACGTCGGTCGACGGCGTCTACGCCGTAGGCGACATCGTCCCCGGACACAACCAGATACCGGTGGCGATGGGGATGGGCGCGAAGGCCGGGATCGCCATCCACATGGCCCTCCGGGAGTTCCCCAAGTCGCTCGACGAGATCGAGAGCGAGGGCCCGGTCGACGGCGAGGCCGTCCCCAGCATCTCCGACGAGTTGCGCGAGACGGCGCGCGCCCACGGCGGCGATTAG
- a CDS encoding class I SAM-dependent methyltransferase, which produces MADGPGETYDRIAAHFSATREYAWPEVETFLDGRGGRRALDLGCGNGRHTELLAGRAETVVGFDLSRGLLGEARSRATERGFDVGLVQGDAAALPLRPDRFDLAVYVATLHHLRPRSRRLGSLDELARVLAPGGRALVSAWATVHDRFADEHGDADEGFDTHVDWTLPGGERVPRFYHIYAPAEFRADLDASALSVAETFVSSGNCYAVVGSAVATD; this is translated from the coding sequence ATGGCCGACGGCCCCGGTGAGACGTACGACCGCATCGCCGCCCATTTTTCCGCCACGCGGGAGTACGCCTGGCCCGAGGTCGAGACGTTCCTCGACGGACGAGGCGGCCGACGGGCGCTCGACCTCGGCTGTGGCAACGGTCGCCACACGGAACTGCTCGCCGGCCGGGCCGAAACAGTCGTGGGGTTCGACCTCAGCCGCGGCCTCCTCGGGGAGGCGCGGAGCCGTGCCACGGAGCGGGGGTTCGACGTCGGACTCGTCCAGGGCGACGCCGCGGCGCTGCCCCTCCGTCCCGACCGGTTCGACTTGGCCGTGTACGTCGCGACGCTCCACCACCTCCGTCCCCGGTCGCGTCGCCTCGGGAGCCTCGACGAACTCGCGCGCGTGCTCGCCCCCGGCGGCCGGGCGCTCGTGAGCGCCTGGGCGACGGTCCACGACCGCTTCGCGGACGAGCACGGCGACGCGGACGAGGGGTTCGACACGCACGTCGACTGGACGCTCCCCGGCGGCGAGCGCGTCCCCCGTTTTTACCACATCTACGCGCCGGCGGAGTTCCGCGCCGACCTCGACGCGAGCGCCCTCTCGGTCGCCGAGACGTTCGTCTCCAGCGGGAACTGCTACGCTGTGGTGGGGTCCGCGGTAGCGACGGACTGA
- a CDS encoding type II secretion system F family protein, with translation MVLVYLPLVAAVGLGLLVALAPVSSTVDRLVSAAALWLFGDYVSRDTPRHTAELERMQAAHVDGTHRQYAARTAFVALVVGLVGSTVGIYVVAGALVVLSVNSSAIGVSLPPALDVVSGSVRPSIEYGRLLLFAAGAGVPVGAALAGATYWARWLYLDQVAQTRRNRIDASLPRTVAFVYALSRSGMPFPMVLETLADNQHVYGEAATELAVAVREMDTFGTDVVSALQAAGDRSPSEALEEFAENLSSVLSSGRSLSSFLHMQYERYQEEVEAQQEKYLDLLAAFAEIYVTVLVAGPLFFITVLVIIGLVISDTLPLIQFITYLGIPLATLAFVVYIDSITQGLRGPGWKSSLDVSTDRVPDRRLASTGVSIASDGGTSARARTALTRLDAYDRLEPVRRWLSEPFQQLLNRPTATVYFTLPLAGLWVLWRVGFDALSPSGAAATLGSASTPDLTALVAAVDEPLIEVAVFVLVPVSLVYELRKRRYRDFENATPDFLDRMASVNEAGLTAIESIHRVAGTDLGYLGDELQNVSRDISWGADVSTALRRMASRTPAPSLNRSMTLITNAMRVSGDISPVLRIAANETQSARRLRRERRQEMITYLLVIYLSFFVFLGIIVALTVSFIPAIEEAASASVLDSDTISVGIFAGLRDVQTEGYRLIFFHISVVQAVCSGLVAGQLGEGSVYDGLKHALVLLAVAYALFTFL, from the coding sequence GTGGTCCTCGTCTATCTCCCGCTCGTGGCGGCCGTCGGCCTCGGTCTCCTCGTCGCCCTCGCGCCCGTTAGCTCGACCGTCGATCGGTTGGTGTCGGCGGCCGCGCTGTGGCTCTTCGGCGACTACGTCTCCCGCGACACGCCCCGCCACACGGCGGAACTCGAACGGATGCAGGCCGCCCACGTCGACGGGACCCACCGCCAGTACGCCGCGCGCACGGCGTTCGTCGCGCTGGTCGTCGGCCTCGTCGGCTCGACCGTCGGGATCTACGTGGTCGCCGGGGCGCTCGTCGTCCTCTCGGTGAACTCGTCGGCCATCGGTGTGTCCCTCCCGCCGGCGCTCGACGTCGTCAGCGGTTCCGTGCGTCCGTCGATCGAGTACGGTCGGCTCCTCCTGTTCGCCGCCGGCGCGGGCGTCCCCGTCGGGGCGGCCCTCGCCGGGGCCACGTACTGGGCGCGGTGGCTCTACCTCGACCAGGTGGCACAGACGAGACGGAACCGGATCGACGCGTCGCTGCCGCGGACGGTCGCGTTCGTCTACGCGCTGTCGCGCTCGGGGATGCCGTTCCCGATGGTGCTGGAGACGCTCGCCGACAACCAGCACGTGTACGGCGAGGCCGCGACGGAGTTGGCCGTCGCCGTCCGCGAGATGGACACGTTCGGGACCGACGTCGTCTCCGCGCTCCAGGCCGCCGGTGACCGCTCGCCGAGCGAGGCGCTCGAGGAGTTCGCCGAGAACCTCTCCAGCGTCCTCTCCAGCGGTCGGAGCCTCTCGTCGTTCCTCCACATGCAGTACGAACGCTACCAGGAGGAGGTCGAAGCACAACAGGAGAAGTACCTCGACCTCCTGGCCGCGTTCGCCGAGATCTACGTCACCGTCCTCGTCGCCGGCCCGCTGTTTTTCATCACCGTGCTCGTCATCATCGGCCTCGTCATCAGCGACACCCTCCCGCTCATCCAGTTCATTACGTATCTGGGCATCCCGCTCGCGACGCTCGCGTTCGTCGTCTACATCGACAGCATCACCCAGGGACTCCGCGGCCCCGGCTGGAAGAGCAGCCTCGACGTCTCGACCGACCGCGTTCCCGACCGCCGGCTCGCGTCGACCGGCGTCTCGATCGCCTCCGACGGCGGGACCTCTGCCCGGGCCCGAACGGCGCTCACCCGCCTCGACGCGTACGACCGGCTCGAACCCGTCCGCCGGTGGCTGTCGGAGCCGTTCCAGCAGCTCCTCAACCGACCGACGGCGACGGTCTACTTCACCCTCCCGCTGGCGGGGCTCTGGGTCCTCTGGCGCGTCGGCTTCGACGCGCTCTCGCCCTCGGGCGCCGCGGCGACGCTCGGCTCCGCGTCGACGCCGGATCTGACCGCGCTCGTCGCGGCGGTCGACGAACCGCTCATCGAGGTCGCCGTTTTCGTGCTCGTCCCGGTCTCGCTGGTGTACGAGCTGCGCAAGCGGCGGTACCGCGACTTCGAGAACGCGACCCCGGACTTCCTCGACCGGATGGCGAGCGTCAACGAGGCCGGGCTGACGGCGATCGAGAGCATCCACCGGGTCGCGGGGACCGACCTCGGCTACCTCGGCGACGAACTGCAGAACGTCTCCCGGGACATCTCCTGGGGGGCGGACGTGTCGACGGCGTTGCGGCGGATGGCCAGCCGGACGCCCGCGCCGTCGCTGAACCGCTCGATGACGCTCATCACCAACGCGATGCGGGTCAGTGGCGACATCTCGCCGGTGCTCCGGATCGCGGCCAACGAGACGCAGAGCGCGCGCCGCCTCCGCCGCGAGCGCCGCCAGGAGATGATCACCTACCTGCTCGTCATCTACCTCTCGTTTTTCGTCTTCCTCGGGATCATCGTCGCGCTCACCGTCTCGTTCATCCCCGCGATCGAGGAGGCGGCCAGCGCGTCGGTGCTCGACAGTGACACCATCTCGGTCGGGATCTTCGCCGGACTGCGCGACGTCCAGACCGAGGGCTACCGGCTCATCTTCTTCCACATCTCGGTCGTCCAGGCGGTGTGCTCGGGACTCGTTGCGGGGCAGCTCGGCGAGGGCAGCGTCTACGACGGCCTGAAACACGCGCTGGTCCTCCTCGCTGTCGCCTACGCCCTCTTTACGTTCCTATGA